TAAGACTGGCTTCCCGAGTCCCGGCTGGCCGCCCCTGGCCACCACGCGCTCATTCTCTTCGTCAAACAACATCTTGCTGACCTGGCTGCCCGGCAAGAATTCCGTGTCACCAGGATCCTCGATGCGGACTTTCCGCAGCATCTGGCGCACGATAATCTCGATGTGCTTATCGTTGATCGTCACGCCCTGCAACCGATACACGTCCTGCACTTCGTCAACGAGATACTTCTGCAACTCGTTCGGACCGAGCACGTCCAGGATGTCGTGCGGATTCGCCGATCCGTCCATTAGCGGCTCACCGGCCCGCACCCAGTCACCCTCGTGCACGTTGACGTGTTTACCCTTAGGAATAAAATATTCCTTGATATCGCCCATCTTATTGTTGACGAGCACTTTGCGCATGCCCTTCACAAAACCATCGTAGGAAATTTCACCGTCGATCTCGCTGATCACGGCTGTTTCCTTCGGCTTTCTGGCCTCGAACAACTCCGCCACGCGAGGCAGACCGCCAGTGATGTCCTTCGTCTTGGTCGTCTCTCGCGGAATCTTGGCCAACACGTCTCCAGGGGTGACCACGGCGCCTTTTTCGACGAAGATGTGCGCCCCGACCGGGAGCAGATAACGGGCCACGTTGGCCGCTGCTGCCACTTTGGCCGTTTTTCCGCTCTCGTCCTTAACCGACACGCGCGGACGCAACGTTGCGCCGCTATGCTCCACGATGACCTTACGGGAGAGGCCGGTGACCTCGTCGAACTCTTCCTTCATCGTGACACCTTCCACGATGTCTCCGTAGGCCACCTTGCCGCCGACTTCGGTCAGAATGGTCAACGAATAGGGGTCCCACTCCACCAGCTTCTGTCCGAGCTCGATGCGACCGCCATCCTTGACCTTAATCTTGGCGCCGTAGACGACCGAATATTTCTCGCGTTCACGCCCCGTCTCATCGACAACGGCGATTTTCGCATTCCGGTTCATGACGACCCATTCACCCTCTTTATTTTTGACCGCGATCCCGGCGTTATGCACGTCGGCATTTTTCTTCGCGTCGAAGCTCATGAACTTGATCGTGCCGGCATGCTTCGATTCGGTCACCGTCTGCTCGACCACCTTGCTCGCCGTTCCTCCGATGTGGAACGTCCGCATGGTCAGCTGCGTGCCCGGCTCACCGATCGACTGCGCCGCAATGACACCGACCGGCTCGCCCTTTTCAACCAAACGCCCGCGGGCCAAGTCGCGCCCGTAGCAGGAACGACAGACTCCACGGCGCGATTGACAGGTCAGCACCGACCGAATCTTCACTCGATCGACCGCCGCTTCCACGATCGCCTTGGTCCGATCTTCATCGATCTCTTCATTGGCTGACACGATAATTTCGCCCGTGACCGGATCACGGATATCTTCAGCCGCCAACCGTCCCAGCACCCGTTCTTCGATCGGCTGAATGATTTCGCCGCCCTCAACCAATGCGCTCACAATGATGCCATCGGTGGTGCCGCAATCGATTTCGTTGATAATCACATCCTGCGCGATATCCACCAGTCGACGCGTGAGGTAACCGGAGTTCGCCGTCTTCAACGCCGTGTCGGCCAAGCCCTTACGGGCACCGTGCGTCGAGATGAAGTACTGCAACACCGTTAATCCCTCGCGGAAATTGGCGGTAATCGGCGTCTCGATGATTTCACCGGACGGCTTGGCCATCAGTCCGCGCATACCGCCCAACTGACGGATCTGCTGTGAGCTACCACGCGCGCCGGAGTCTGCCATCATGAAGATCGGATTGAAGGACTCGGCTTTATTCGGATCGCCGCCTGCGCCCAACTCCTTCATCATTTCGTTGGCAATCTGCTCCGTCACGTGGGCCCAGATGTCGATCACTTTGTTGTAACGTTCGCCGTTAGTGATCAGACCTTCGGCATACTGCCGCTCGATCTCGCTCACTTCCTGCTGGGCCTTCCCCAACAGCTCCTGCTTCTTGGTCGGGATATGCATATTATCGACGCAGATCGAAATGCCTGCACGCGTGGCATAGTGGAAGCCCGTGTCCTTGACCTTGTCGAGGAACGTGACAGTCTCACGGTGCCCGCACTGGCGGTAGACCGTATCGATGAGCTTCGTCATTTCTTTCTTGGTCATGAGCTTATTCGCGTTGGCGAAAGGCATCCCCGGAGGCAGCACTTCCGACAAGATCACTCGGCCGACCGTGGTCTGCACGAGCGCGCCCTCGACCCGCACCTTGATCCGTGCATGGACTTCCAAGGCTTCCGAGTCGAATGCAATGCGCACTTCCTCCGGCGAGCCGAACACTTTCCCCTCGCCCTTGCAGCCGCCACGCTCTTTGGTCAGCCAATAACAGCCGAGCACCATGTCCTGCGACGGCACCGCGATCGGCTTGCCGTTGGCAGGCGAGAGAATGTTATTGATCGACATCATCAACACGCGCGCCTCGACCTGCGCTTCGACTGACAACGGCACGTGGACCGCCATCTGGTCTCCGTCGAAGTCGGCGTTGAACGCGGCGCAAACCAGCGGATGCAACCGAATGGCCTTGCCTTCGACCAACACGGGATCGAACGCCTGGATACCCAACCGGTGCAACGTCGGCGCACGGTTCAGCAGCACAGGATGCTCGCGAATCACCTCGTCGAGCACGTCCCACACTTCCGGACGTTCCTTCTCGACCAAACGTTTGGCACTCTTGATGGTGGTCGCCGCGCCGCGCTCTTCCAGCTTGTGGAAAATAAACGGCTTGAATAATTCGAGCGCCATCTTCTTGGGCAATCCGCATTGGTGCAACCGGAGCTCCGGTCCCACGACGATGACGGTTCGTCCCGAGTAATCGACCCGCTTACCGAGCAAGTTCTGACGGAAGCGCCCCTGCTTACCCTTCAACATGTCGCTCAAGGACTTGAGCGGACGCTTGTTAGGGCCACGGATCGCGCGACCGCGACGGCCGTTATCGAAGAGGGCATCTACCGCTTCCTGCAACATCCGCATTTCGTTTCGGATAATCACGCCCGGCGCCTTCAATTCGATCAGGCGCTTCAAGCGATTGTTCCGATTGATGACGCGGCGGTACAGATCGTTCAGATCCGAGGTCGCAAACCGTCCACCGTCCAGCGGCACGAGCGGGCGCAATTCCGGGGGCAGCACCGGGATCACATCCATGATCATCCACTCGGGCATGTTGCCGGACTTACGGAAGGCCTCGATGACTTTCAACTGCTTGGCGTACTTCTTCTTCAACGCGGCGGAGGCCGACGTCTTCGCCTTGGCCTTGATCTCATCCCACTTGGCCGCGATGTCGATCTTGCGGAGCAACTCCCGGATGGCATCGGCGCCGATGCCGACCTTGTAGGACCCGGGGCTGTATTCAGATTGGAGCGAGCGGAGCTTCTCTTCCGAAACCAGCTCCTTCTCCGTCAAATCTGTCGATCCTGGATCGACGCAGACATAGCTCTCGAAATAGAGAATGCGCTCCAGCCCCTTCAGGCTCATGTCCAACAAGGTTCCGATCCGACTCGGCACGCCCTTGAGGAACCAGATGTGCGCCACCGGAGCCGCGAGCTCGATGTGGCCCATGCGCTCCCGGCGG
This genomic stretch from Nitrospirota bacterium harbors:
- the rpoC gene encoding DNA-directed RNA polymerase subunit beta', which translates into the protein MEGVYTLFEKPRDAVSFDSMRIKIASPEKIRSWSYGEVKKPETINYRSFKPEKDGLFCAKIFGPIKDWECNCGKYKRMKHRGIVCDKCGVEVIQSKVRRERMGHIELAAPVAHIWFLKGVPSRIGTLLDMSLKGLERILYFESYVCVDPGSTDLTEKELVSEEKLRSLQSEYSPGSYKVGIGADAIRELLRKIDIAAKWDEIKAKAKTSASAALKKKYAKQLKVIEAFRKSGNMPEWMIMDVIPVLPPELRPLVPLDGGRFATSDLNDLYRRVINRNNRLKRLIELKAPGVIIRNEMRMLQEAVDALFDNGRRGRAIRGPNKRPLKSLSDMLKGKQGRFRQNLLGKRVDYSGRTVIVVGPELRLHQCGLPKKMALELFKPFIFHKLEERGAATTIKSAKRLVEKERPEVWDVLDEVIREHPVLLNRAPTLHRLGIQAFDPVLVEGKAIRLHPLVCAAFNADFDGDQMAVHVPLSVEAQVEARVLMMSINNILSPANGKPIAVPSQDMVLGCYWLTKERGGCKGEGKVFGSPEEVRIAFDSEALEVHARIKVRVEGALVQTTVGRVILSEVLPPGMPFANANKLMTKKEMTKLIDTVYRQCGHRETVTFLDKVKDTGFHYATRAGISICVDNMHIPTKKQELLGKAQQEVSEIERQYAEGLITNGERYNKVIDIWAHVTEQIANEMMKELGAGGDPNKAESFNPIFMMADSGARGSSQQIRQLGGMRGLMAKPSGEIIETPITANFREGLTVLQYFISTHGARKGLADTALKTANSGYLTRRLVDIAQDVIINEIDCGTTDGIIVSALVEGGEIIQPIEERVLGRLAAEDIRDPVTGEIIVSANEEIDEDRTKAIVEAAVDRVKIRSVLTCQSRRGVCRSCYGRDLARGRLVEKGEPVGVIAAQSIGEPGTQLTMRTFHIGGTASKVVEQTVTESKHAGTIKFMSFDAKKNADVHNAGIAVKNKEGEWVVMNRNAKIAVVDETGREREKYSVVYGAKIKVKDGGRIELGQKLVEWDPYSLTILTEVGGKVAYGDIVEGVTMKEEFDEVTGLSRKVIVEHSGATLRPRVSVKDESGKTAKVAAAANVARYLLPVGAHIFVEKGAVVTPGDVLAKIPRETTKTKDITGGLPRVAELFEARKPKETAVISEIDGEISYDGFVKGMRKVLVNNKMGDIKEYFIPKGKHVNVHEGDWVRAGEPLMDGSANPHDILDVLGPNELQKYLVDEVQDVYRLQGVTINDKHIEIIVRQMLRKVRIEDPGDTEFLPGSQVSKMLFDEENERVVARGGQPGLGKPVLLGITKAALTTDSFISAASFQETTRVLTEAAINGREDKLLGLKENVIVGRLIPAGTGFDEYRDTFVVSPKPEPVIAVQGDASALTREGVAAGSEGSTRS